Proteins from a single region of Spodoptera frugiperda isolate SF20-4 chromosome 8, AGI-APGP_CSIRO_Sfru_2.0, whole genome shotgun sequence:
- the LOC118275387 gene encoding uncharacterized protein LOC118275387, with amino-acid sequence MEQNIKNNTSITKFDLKGKTLYVKVLWKHNNHDLFHIKIFDGEVSWSGKFTNDFAKKYRERFEETEEQYIKQVKKNLKGRDHSGFTYDFTVNPDDNDSATFTWKKKFQDSMHGLALLVHGSVTVHRDTTKESKDLLLDFLIEENKELRNVIQDLNGKNDVIDTDLMKCKAELEKFVNIKSSLETSLYGKFVQLLNAKKRRIQVMEGGLRNFSDVLATNDQ; translated from the coding sequence AtggaacaaaatattaaaaataacacgtCCATCACAAAATTCGACTTAAAAGGCAAAACGCTGTATGTTAAAGTGTTATGGAAACACAATAACCATGACTTATTTCACATCAAGATTTTTGACGGCGAAGTATCATGGTCAGGAAAATTCACAAACGACTTTGCAAAAAAATACAGAGAACGGTTTGAAGAAACTGAGGAACAGTACATTAAACAGGTTAAAAAGAACTTGAAAGGACGTGACCATAGTGGTTTTACTTATGATTTTACAGTAAATCCAGACGATAACGACTCCGCTACGTTCACTTGGAAGAAAAAGTTTCAAGACTCAATGCATGGACTCGCTCTCCTCGTCCACGGCTCTGTGACAGTACACCGCGACACTACCAAGGAGTCTAAAGACCTGCTCCTAGACTTTTTAATAGAAGAGAATAAAGAACTAAGAAATGTGATACAGGATTTAAACGGGAAAAATGATGTTATCGATACAGATTTGATGAAATGCAAGGCTGAATTAGAAAAGTTTGTCAACATAAAATCCTCTTTGGAGACAAGCCTTTATGGGAAGTTTGTGCAGCTGCTGAATGCTAAGAAAAGAAGAATACAGGTTATGGAAGGGGGCTTACGGAATTTTTCTGATGTTTTGGCTACCAATGACCAATAA